One region of Jonesiaceae bacterium BS-20 genomic DNA includes:
- a CDS encoding DUF948 domain-containing protein, producing the protein MNISSQVQENVLLGDIASLIAALAFVALVVFIAVPLIKLGKVFDAATQSIEEVTEHTLPILDESADAVTAANQQLAKVDTVTTSAAEVSQNISALTGLYSAVLGGPLIKAASFSYGVRKAVGNVGAKMSGRKRR; encoded by the coding sequence GTGAATATTTCCAGCCAAGTTCAGGAGAATGTTTTGCTAGGTGACATTGCCTCACTTATCGCCGCCCTTGCCTTTGTGGCCTTGGTGGTTTTCATTGCTGTGCCGCTGATTAAACTGGGTAAGGTATTCGATGCCGCAACCCAGTCGATCGAAGAAGTCACCGAACATACCCTCCCGATTTTGGATGAATCCGCCGACGCAGTGACAGCCGCGAATCAGCAGCTGGCAAAGGTGGATACGGTGACAACCTCAGCCGCCGAGGTGAGCCAGAACATCTCAGCCTTGACTGGCCTGTACTCAGCAGTCCTTGGCGGCCCCCTAATCAAGGCTGCCTCCTTCAGCTACGGCGTGCGAAAAGCCGTTGGAAATGTAGGCGCCAAAATGAGTGGGAGGAAGCGTCGATAA